In Tenrec ecaudatus isolate mTenEca1 chromosome 4, mTenEca1.hap1, whole genome shotgun sequence, a single window of DNA contains:
- the CISH gene encoding cytokine-inducible SH2-containing protein: MVLCVQGPCPLLGEELPGQQALRARSLALDLPEAAMQPLPVGIFLEEVTEETPAQPESEPPKVLDPEEDLLCIARTFSYLRESGWYWGSITASEARQHLQKMPEGTFLVRDSTHPSYLFTLSVKTTRGPTNVRIEYADSSFRLDSNCLSRPRILAFPDVVSLVQHYVASCAADPRSDSPDPTPAPAPPAPKEDATSDPTPPPPTAAAAAAVHLRLVQPFVRTRSTRSLQHLCRLVINRLVADVDCLPLPRRMADYLRQYPFRL; this comes from the exons ATGGTCCTCTGCGTCCAGGG ACCCTGTCCTTTGCTGGGTGAGGAGCTCCCCGGGCAGCAGGCCCTCAGGGCTCGCTCCCTGGCCCTGGATCTGCCCGAGGCAGCCATGCAGCCCTTGCCTGTGGGGATCTTCCTGGAGGAGGTCACAGAGGAGACCCCAGCCCAGCCAGAAAGTGAGCCACCCAAGGTGCTGGACCCCGAGGAGGACCTGCTGTGTATCGCCAGGACCTTCTCCTATCTGCGGGAATCTG GCTGGTATTGGGGTTCCATTACGGCCAGCGAGGCCCGGCAACACTTGCAGAAGATGCCAGAGGGCACCTTCCTGGTGCGAGACAGCACCCACCCCAGCTACCTGTTCACACTGTCCGTCAAGACCACCCGGGGCCCCACCAATGTGCGCATCGAGTATGCAGACTCCAGCTTCCGCTTGGACTCCAACTGCCTGTCCAGGCCGCGCATCCTGGCCTTTCCAGACGTGGTCAGCCTGGTGCAGCACTACGTGGCCTCCTGCGCTGCCGACCCCCGCAGCGACAGCCccgaccccaccccagcccccgccccaccGGCCCCTAAGGAGGATGCGACCAGtgaccccacaccccctcccccgaCAGCGGCCGCAGCCGCCGCTGTGCACCTCAGACTGGTGCAACCCTTTGTGCGCACACGCAGCACCCGCAGCTTGCAGCACCTGTGCCGCCTCGTCATCAACCGGCTGGTGGCCGACGTGGACTGCCTGCCGCTGCCCCGGCGCATGGCCGACTACCTCCGACAGTACCCCTTCCGCCTCTGA